In Erigeron canadensis isolate Cc75 chromosome 1, C_canadensis_v1, whole genome shotgun sequence, a single window of DNA contains:
- the LOC122579765 gene encoding ubiquitin-like-specific protease 1D isoform X2, giving the protein MPLPLGEGEIDMMIDADDPPHELLILSSGKPNRHGPENDIDYGLITETEAEINKILTKKRATLKTRGDRLPDKGEKLRADIRRCEAELERREKFYSKKGGVTKCEDTMQLSDLSDDDFGFIGASRGKKRSDQKYFANLFDKKLDRDKFSRTVDAFQDDELFSKRDQGRRAKNQAAQFSSRERSTKQTSSRTKPFSCQTNSPLFYSGKHKFSNGDKKVNRSTTCSLDSDRDIWESFKRIPAPKSQPSTKWEPRCSSDYRLLDEDEDDEPLVWNLTPCAEKLSDCMKDVEVYYPSRDDQDPVQVIYTDMKCLDPEAWLSSAIMNYYIRYLQQLSSASENAKCNYHFFNTYFYNKLKKLDYQEGSFHKFRKWWKNTHIFEKAYILLPIHENAHWSLVIICIPNNVDELGPVVLHLDSLGLHDSESIFVNIKSFLKEEWSYLQKSDELLDPPIKDEIWENLGCRITDRKVKVPRQRNAFDCGLFVLFYMERFIKEAPKRLREEDLSMFSKEWFRPEEASNLRGKIYDLLVQEFKIAKEKETTLSPKC; this is encoded by the exons ATGCCACTACCACTCGGCGAAGGCGAAATCGATATGATGATTGATGCCGACGATCCTCCACATGAGCTCCTCATCCTTTCATCGGGGAAACCCAACCGTCACGGACCGGAAAATGATATAGATTATGGACTAATAACGGAAACAGAAgctgaaattaataaaattcttaCAAAGAAAAGAGCAACTCTAAAAACCAGGGGTGATAGATTACCGGACAAAGGAGAAAAACTCAGGGCAGATATTCGCCGATGTGAAGCCGAACTCGAAAGAAGAGAAAAATTTTATAGCAAAAAG GGTGGTGTTACCAAATGTGAAGACACTATGCAACTTTCTGATCTTAGTGATGATG ATTTTGGTTTTATAGGTGCGTCACGCGGGAAAAAGAGAAGTGATCAGAAATATTTTGCAAATCTGTTTGACAAGAAGCTGGACAGGGAT AAGTTTTCCAGGACTGTAGATGCATTTCAAGACGACGAATTATTCAGTAAACGTGATCAAGGAAGAAGGGCCAAGAACCAAGCTGCACAATTTTCGAGTAGGGAGCGATCTACAAAGCAAACATCTTCGAGAACAAAACCATTTTCTTGTCAGACCAACAGTCCTTTGTTTTATAGTGGGAAGCACAAATTTTCAAATGGTGATAAAAAAGTCAACCGTTCTACTACCTGTTCTCTTGATTCTGACAGAGATATTTGGGAATCATTCAAAAG GATACCTGCTCCCAAAAGCCAGCCTTCAACAAAATGGGAGCCTAGATGT TCATCAGATTATCGTCTGCTGGATGAAGATGAGGATGATGAGCCTCTGGTTTGGAATTTAACACCTTGTGCAGAAAAATTAAGTGACTG CATGAAAGATGTTGAAGTCTACTACCCATCAAG GGACGACCAGGATCCAGTTCAAGTTATTTACACAGACATGAAATGTCTTGATCCTGAAGCATGGCTTTCATCAGCTATTATGAACTACTATATCCG ATATCTTCAGCAGCTTTCATCTGCATCAGAAAATGCAAAATGCAATTATCATTTCTTcaatacatatttttacaacAAGCTCAAGAAG TTGGATTACCAGGAAGGCTCTTTCCATAAGTTCAGAAAATGGTGGAAAAATACCCACATATTTGAAAAAGCTTACATACTTCTCCCAATTCATGAAAA TGCTCATTGGAGCCTGGTAATTATATGTATCCCAAACAACGTAGATGAGTTAGGCCCTGTTGTTCTTCATCTGGATTCACTTGGACTACATGACAGTGAATCAATTTTTGTTAACATCAAAAG CTTTCTAAAAGAAGAGTGGAGCTACCTTCAGAAATCAGATGAACTTTTGGATCCCCCCATCAAGGATGAAATCTGGGAAAACCTCGGCTGTAGAATAACTGACAGAAAAGTTAAG GTTCCAAGGCAAAGAAACGCTTTTGACTGTGGGCTATTTGTTTTGTTCTATATGGAACGTTTCATTAAGGAAGCTCCTAAGAGGTTACGAGAGGAAGATTTATCAATG TTCAGCAAAGAATGGTTTCGTCCTGAAGAAGCTTCCAATTTAAGAGGGAAAATATATGATCTACTTGTACAAGAGTTCAAGATTGCAAAAGAGAAGGAAACCACCTTATCTCCCAAGTGTTAG
- the LOC122579765 gene encoding ubiquitin-like-specific protease 1D isoform X3 yields the protein MPLPLGEGEIDMMIDADDPPHELLILSSGKPNRHGPENDIDYGLITETEAEINKILTKKRATLKTRGDRLPDKGEKLRADIRRCEAELERREKFYSKKGGVTKCEDTMQLSDLSDDGASRGKKRSDQKYFANLFDKKLDRDKFSRTVDAFQDDELFSKRDQGRRAKNQAAQFSSRERSTKQTSSRTKPFSCQTNSPLFYSGKHKFSNGDKKVNRSTTCSLDSDRDIWESFKRIPAPKSQPSTKWEPRCSSDYRLLDEDEDDEPLVWNLTPCAEKLSDWYMKDVEVYYPSRDDQDPVQVIYTDMKCLDPEAWLSSAIMNYYIRYLQQLSSASENAKCNYHFFNTYFYNKLKKLDYQEGSFHKFRKWWKNTHIFEKAYILLPIHENAHWSLVIICIPNNVDELGPVVLHLDSLGLHDSESIFVNIKSFLKEEWSYLQKSDELLDPPIKDEIWENLGCRITDRKVKVPRQRNAFDCGLFVLFYMERFIKEAPKRLREEDLSMFSKEWFRPEEASNLRGKIYDLLVQEFKIAKEKETTLSPKC from the exons ATGCCACTACCACTCGGCGAAGGCGAAATCGATATGATGATTGATGCCGACGATCCTCCACATGAGCTCCTCATCCTTTCATCGGGGAAACCCAACCGTCACGGACCGGAAAATGATATAGATTATGGACTAATAACGGAAACAGAAgctgaaattaataaaattcttaCAAAGAAAAGAGCAACTCTAAAAACCAGGGGTGATAGATTACCGGACAAAGGAGAAAAACTCAGGGCAGATATTCGCCGATGTGAAGCCGAACTCGAAAGAAGAGAAAAATTTTATAGCAAAAAG GGTGGTGTTACCAAATGTGAAGACACTATGCAACTTTCTGATCTTAGTGATGATG GTGCGTCACGCGGGAAAAAGAGAAGTGATCAGAAATATTTTGCAAATCTGTTTGACAAGAAGCTGGACAGGGAT AAGTTTTCCAGGACTGTAGATGCATTTCAAGACGACGAATTATTCAGTAAACGTGATCAAGGAAGAAGGGCCAAGAACCAAGCTGCACAATTTTCGAGTAGGGAGCGATCTACAAAGCAAACATCTTCGAGAACAAAACCATTTTCTTGTCAGACCAACAGTCCTTTGTTTTATAGTGGGAAGCACAAATTTTCAAATGGTGATAAAAAAGTCAACCGTTCTACTACCTGTTCTCTTGATTCTGACAGAGATATTTGGGAATCATTCAAAAG GATACCTGCTCCCAAAAGCCAGCCTTCAACAAAATGGGAGCCTAGATGT TCATCAGATTATCGTCTGCTGGATGAAGATGAGGATGATGAGCCTCTGGTTTGGAATTTAACACCTTGTGCAGAAAAATTAAGTGACTGGTA CATGAAAGATGTTGAAGTCTACTACCCATCAAG GGACGACCAGGATCCAGTTCAAGTTATTTACACAGACATGAAATGTCTTGATCCTGAAGCATGGCTTTCATCAGCTATTATGAACTACTATATCCG ATATCTTCAGCAGCTTTCATCTGCATCAGAAAATGCAAAATGCAATTATCATTTCTTcaatacatatttttacaacAAGCTCAAGAAG TTGGATTACCAGGAAGGCTCTTTCCATAAGTTCAGAAAATGGTGGAAAAATACCCACATATTTGAAAAAGCTTACATACTTCTCCCAATTCATGAAAA TGCTCATTGGAGCCTGGTAATTATATGTATCCCAAACAACGTAGATGAGTTAGGCCCTGTTGTTCTTCATCTGGATTCACTTGGACTACATGACAGTGAATCAATTTTTGTTAACATCAAAAG CTTTCTAAAAGAAGAGTGGAGCTACCTTCAGAAATCAGATGAACTTTTGGATCCCCCCATCAAGGATGAAATCTGGGAAAACCTCGGCTGTAGAATAACTGACAGAAAAGTTAAG GTTCCAAGGCAAAGAAACGCTTTTGACTGTGGGCTATTTGTTTTGTTCTATATGGAACGTTTCATTAAGGAAGCTCCTAAGAGGTTACGAGAGGAAGATTTATCAATG TTCAGCAAAGAATGGTTTCGTCCTGAAGAAGCTTCCAATTTAAGAGGGAAAATATATGATCTACTTGTACAAGAGTTCAAGATTGCAAAAGAGAAGGAAACCACCTTATCTCCCAAGTGTTAG
- the LOC122579765 gene encoding ubiquitin-like-specific protease 1D isoform X1: MPLPLGEGEIDMMIDADDPPHELLILSSGKPNRHGPENDIDYGLITETEAEINKILTKKRATLKTRGDRLPDKGEKLRADIRRCEAELERREKFYSKKGGVTKCEDTMQLSDLSDDDFGFIGASRGKKRSDQKYFANLFDKKLDRDKFSRTVDAFQDDELFSKRDQGRRAKNQAAQFSSRERSTKQTSSRTKPFSCQTNSPLFYSGKHKFSNGDKKVNRSTTCSLDSDRDIWESFKRIPAPKSQPSTKWEPRCSSDYRLLDEDEDDEPLVWNLTPCAEKLSDWYMKDVEVYYPSRDDQDPVQVIYTDMKCLDPEAWLSSAIMNYYIRYLQQLSSASENAKCNYHFFNTYFYNKLKKLDYQEGSFHKFRKWWKNTHIFEKAYILLPIHENAHWSLVIICIPNNVDELGPVVLHLDSLGLHDSESIFVNIKSFLKEEWSYLQKSDELLDPPIKDEIWENLGCRITDRKVKVPRQRNAFDCGLFVLFYMERFIKEAPKRLREEDLSMFSKEWFRPEEASNLRGKIYDLLVQEFKIAKEKETTLSPKC; encoded by the exons ATGCCACTACCACTCGGCGAAGGCGAAATCGATATGATGATTGATGCCGACGATCCTCCACATGAGCTCCTCATCCTTTCATCGGGGAAACCCAACCGTCACGGACCGGAAAATGATATAGATTATGGACTAATAACGGAAACAGAAgctgaaattaataaaattcttaCAAAGAAAAGAGCAACTCTAAAAACCAGGGGTGATAGATTACCGGACAAAGGAGAAAAACTCAGGGCAGATATTCGCCGATGTGAAGCCGAACTCGAAAGAAGAGAAAAATTTTATAGCAAAAAG GGTGGTGTTACCAAATGTGAAGACACTATGCAACTTTCTGATCTTAGTGATGATG ATTTTGGTTTTATAGGTGCGTCACGCGGGAAAAAGAGAAGTGATCAGAAATATTTTGCAAATCTGTTTGACAAGAAGCTGGACAGGGAT AAGTTTTCCAGGACTGTAGATGCATTTCAAGACGACGAATTATTCAGTAAACGTGATCAAGGAAGAAGGGCCAAGAACCAAGCTGCACAATTTTCGAGTAGGGAGCGATCTACAAAGCAAACATCTTCGAGAACAAAACCATTTTCTTGTCAGACCAACAGTCCTTTGTTTTATAGTGGGAAGCACAAATTTTCAAATGGTGATAAAAAAGTCAACCGTTCTACTACCTGTTCTCTTGATTCTGACAGAGATATTTGGGAATCATTCAAAAG GATACCTGCTCCCAAAAGCCAGCCTTCAACAAAATGGGAGCCTAGATGT TCATCAGATTATCGTCTGCTGGATGAAGATGAGGATGATGAGCCTCTGGTTTGGAATTTAACACCTTGTGCAGAAAAATTAAGTGACTGGTA CATGAAAGATGTTGAAGTCTACTACCCATCAAG GGACGACCAGGATCCAGTTCAAGTTATTTACACAGACATGAAATGTCTTGATCCTGAAGCATGGCTTTCATCAGCTATTATGAACTACTATATCCG ATATCTTCAGCAGCTTTCATCTGCATCAGAAAATGCAAAATGCAATTATCATTTCTTcaatacatatttttacaacAAGCTCAAGAAG TTGGATTACCAGGAAGGCTCTTTCCATAAGTTCAGAAAATGGTGGAAAAATACCCACATATTTGAAAAAGCTTACATACTTCTCCCAATTCATGAAAA TGCTCATTGGAGCCTGGTAATTATATGTATCCCAAACAACGTAGATGAGTTAGGCCCTGTTGTTCTTCATCTGGATTCACTTGGACTACATGACAGTGAATCAATTTTTGTTAACATCAAAAG CTTTCTAAAAGAAGAGTGGAGCTACCTTCAGAAATCAGATGAACTTTTGGATCCCCCCATCAAGGATGAAATCTGGGAAAACCTCGGCTGTAGAATAACTGACAGAAAAGTTAAG GTTCCAAGGCAAAGAAACGCTTTTGACTGTGGGCTATTTGTTTTGTTCTATATGGAACGTTTCATTAAGGAAGCTCCTAAGAGGTTACGAGAGGAAGATTTATCAATG TTCAGCAAAGAATGGTTTCGTCCTGAAGAAGCTTCCAATTTAAGAGGGAAAATATATGATCTACTTGTACAAGAGTTCAAGATTGCAAAAGAGAAGGAAACCACCTTATCTCCCAAGTGTTAG